A genomic window from Syngnathus typhle isolate RoL2023-S1 ecotype Sweden linkage group LG18, RoL_Styp_1.0, whole genome shotgun sequence includes:
- the si:dkey-21c1.4 gene encoding uncharacterized protein C17orf80 homolog isoform X1 has translation MSPEVCPFCGKSFKRLKSHLPYCKAAKPALSHHEPTVSSPPGQLEADSFKIKGTKTPQLDKKTSPEAPGKSGHMSPQVKPKKKSIRATIEAAKSSQTSPGMDSAPQTLETVPSRSTSTKSRSSAESQKPQSASKGKQIKCPEKEMAVGKEMPRITVQHVGSTLGRAKTNMPSIETTQMNTKSGLSPASLNIIIQPKNSLLPLKDNVSGSKATSYKPSILPDLKTSKVGFQQTEFTSVLPGHLSNFQSRTVDTAATIEMRKSNSSAGRSLGQVTLRELPEWLACKTPRCPGDAAEMMLRGWQWYYRKYIDVRKGGVGGIGMLLAGYCMLSYVWSYPHLSMYTYEHLSLYSVTF, from the exons ATGAGCCCCG AGGTGTGTCCGTTCTGTGGGAAATCCTTCAAGCGGTTAAAGAGTCACTTGCCCTACTGCAAGGCAGCCAAGCCCGCTTTAAGTCACCATGAGCCCACGGTGTCCTCGCCACCAGGACAGCTAGAAGCAGACTCGTTTAAGATAAAGGGGACGAAAACGCCACAGCTCGATAAGAAGACATCACCAGAAGCACCTGGGAAAAGTGGACATATGTCGCCACAGgtgaagccaaagaaaaagagcATTCGTGCCACAATAGAAGCGGCAAAATCCAGCCAAACCTCTCCAGGTATGGATTCAGCTCCACAAACTCTGGAGACAGTACCTTCAAGATCCACGAGCACCAAGTCCAGATCATCTGCAGAGTCCCAAAAACCCCAAAGTGCCTCTAAAGGGAAACAAATCAAGTGCCCAGAAAAAGAAATGGCCGTCGGAAAGGAAATGCCCAGGATTACGGTCCAGCATGTTGGCAGCACATTGGGCCGGGCCAAGACCAACATGCCTTCCATTGAAACTACTCAAATGAACACTAAATCAGGTTTAAGTCCAGCTAGTTTGAATATCATTATACAACCCAAAAACTCTCTACTTCCGCTTAAAGATAATGTGAGTGGATCCAAAGCGACCTCCTATAAGCCTTCGATTCTGCCCGACCTCAAAACATCTAAAGTTGGTTTTCAACAGACAGAATTCACTTCAGTGTTGCCAGGACACCTTTCGAACTTTCAGTCCAGAACTGTAGATACAGCAGCAACAATAGAAATGAGGAAAAGCAACTCATCAG CAGGACGGAGCCTAGGTCAGGTGACACTGCGGGAGCTTCCTGAGTGGCTGGCCTGCAAGACGCCACGCTGCCCGGGAGATGCGGCGGAAATGATGCTGAGAG GCTGGCAGTGGTACTACAGGAAGTATATTGATGTGAGAAAAGGCGGCGTGGGCGGCATTGGCATGCTGCTGGCCGGATATTGTATGCTCAGCTACGTCTGGTCTTACCCTCATCTTAGTATGTATACATATGAACACTTGTCTCTTTACAGTGTCACATTTTGA
- the si:dkey-21c1.4 gene encoding uncharacterized protein C17orf80 homolog isoform X2 — MSPEVCPFCGKSFKRLKSHLPYCKAAKPALSHHEPTVSSPPGQLEADSFKIKGTKTPQLDKKTSPEAPGKSGHMSPQVKPKKKSIRATIEAAKSSQTSPGMDSAPQTLETVPSRSTSTKSRSSAESQKPQSASKGKQIKCPEKEMAVGKEMPRITVQHVGSTLGRAKTNMPSIETTQMNTKSGLSPASLNIIIQPKNSLLPLKDNVSGSKATSYKPSILPDLKTSKVGFQQTEFTSVLPGHLSNFQSRTVDTAATIEMRKSNSSGRSLGQVTLRELPEWLACKTPRCPGDAAEMMLRGWQWYYRKYIDVRKGGVGGIGMLLAGYCMLSYVWSYPHLSMYTYEHLSLYSVTF, encoded by the exons ATGAGCCCCG AGGTGTGTCCGTTCTGTGGGAAATCCTTCAAGCGGTTAAAGAGTCACTTGCCCTACTGCAAGGCAGCCAAGCCCGCTTTAAGTCACCATGAGCCCACGGTGTCCTCGCCACCAGGACAGCTAGAAGCAGACTCGTTTAAGATAAAGGGGACGAAAACGCCACAGCTCGATAAGAAGACATCACCAGAAGCACCTGGGAAAAGTGGACATATGTCGCCACAGgtgaagccaaagaaaaagagcATTCGTGCCACAATAGAAGCGGCAAAATCCAGCCAAACCTCTCCAGGTATGGATTCAGCTCCACAAACTCTGGAGACAGTACCTTCAAGATCCACGAGCACCAAGTCCAGATCATCTGCAGAGTCCCAAAAACCCCAAAGTGCCTCTAAAGGGAAACAAATCAAGTGCCCAGAAAAAGAAATGGCCGTCGGAAAGGAAATGCCCAGGATTACGGTCCAGCATGTTGGCAGCACATTGGGCCGGGCCAAGACCAACATGCCTTCCATTGAAACTACTCAAATGAACACTAAATCAGGTTTAAGTCCAGCTAGTTTGAATATCATTATACAACCCAAAAACTCTCTACTTCCGCTTAAAGATAATGTGAGTGGATCCAAAGCGACCTCCTATAAGCCTTCGATTCTGCCCGACCTCAAAACATCTAAAGTTGGTTTTCAACAGACAGAATTCACTTCAGTGTTGCCAGGACACCTTTCGAACTTTCAGTCCAGAACTGTAGATACAGCAGCAACAATAGAAATGAGGAAAAGCAACTCATCAG GACGGAGCCTAGGTCAGGTGACACTGCGGGAGCTTCCTGAGTGGCTGGCCTGCAAGACGCCACGCTGCCCGGGAGATGCGGCGGAAATGATGCTGAGAG GCTGGCAGTGGTACTACAGGAAGTATATTGATGTGAGAAAAGGCGGCGTGGGCGGCATTGGCATGCTGCTGGCCGGATATTGTATGCTCAGCTACGTCTGGTCTTACCCTCATCTTAGTATGTATACATATGAACACTTGTCTCTTTACAGTGTCACATTTTGA
- the si:dkey-21c1.4 gene encoding uncharacterized protein C17orf80 homolog isoform X3, whose protein sequence is MSPEVCPFCGKSFKRLKSHLPYCKAAKPALSHHEPTVSSPPGQLEADSFKIKGTKTPQLDKKTSPEAPGKSGHMSPQVKPKKKSIRATIEAAKSSQTSPGMDSAPQTLETVPSRSTSTKSRSSAESQKPQSASKGKQIKCPEKEMAVGKEMPRITVQHVGSTLGRAKTNMPSIETTQMNTKSGLSPASLNIIIQPKNSLLPLKDNVSGSKATSYKPSILPDLKTSKVGFQQTEFTSVLPGHLSNFQSRTVDTAATIEMRKSNSSAGRSLGQVTLRELPEWLACKTPRCPGDAAEMMLRGWQWYYRKYIDVRKGGVGGIGMLLAGYCMLSYVWSYPHLKHERWRKYH, encoded by the exons ATGAGCCCCG AGGTGTGTCCGTTCTGTGGGAAATCCTTCAAGCGGTTAAAGAGTCACTTGCCCTACTGCAAGGCAGCCAAGCCCGCTTTAAGTCACCATGAGCCCACGGTGTCCTCGCCACCAGGACAGCTAGAAGCAGACTCGTTTAAGATAAAGGGGACGAAAACGCCACAGCTCGATAAGAAGACATCACCAGAAGCACCTGGGAAAAGTGGACATATGTCGCCACAGgtgaagccaaagaaaaagagcATTCGTGCCACAATAGAAGCGGCAAAATCCAGCCAAACCTCTCCAGGTATGGATTCAGCTCCACAAACTCTGGAGACAGTACCTTCAAGATCCACGAGCACCAAGTCCAGATCATCTGCAGAGTCCCAAAAACCCCAAAGTGCCTCTAAAGGGAAACAAATCAAGTGCCCAGAAAAAGAAATGGCCGTCGGAAAGGAAATGCCCAGGATTACGGTCCAGCATGTTGGCAGCACATTGGGCCGGGCCAAGACCAACATGCCTTCCATTGAAACTACTCAAATGAACACTAAATCAGGTTTAAGTCCAGCTAGTTTGAATATCATTATACAACCCAAAAACTCTCTACTTCCGCTTAAAGATAATGTGAGTGGATCCAAAGCGACCTCCTATAAGCCTTCGATTCTGCCCGACCTCAAAACATCTAAAGTTGGTTTTCAACAGACAGAATTCACTTCAGTGTTGCCAGGACACCTTTCGAACTTTCAGTCCAGAACTGTAGATACAGCAGCAACAATAGAAATGAGGAAAAGCAACTCATCAG CAGGACGGAGCCTAGGTCAGGTGACACTGCGGGAGCTTCCTGAGTGGCTGGCCTGCAAGACGCCACGCTGCCCGGGAGATGCGGCGGAAATGATGCTGAGAG GCTGGCAGTGGTACTACAGGAAGTATATTGATGTGAGAAAAGGCGGCGTGGGCGGCATTGGCATGCTGCTGGCCGGATATTGTATGCTCAGCTACGTCTGGTCTTACCCTCATCTTA agCATGAGCGCTGGAGGAAGTACCATTAA
- the bicral gene encoding BRD4-interacting chromatin-remodeling complex-associated protein-like isoform X1 — protein sequence MDDEDDRHLLDILGDVDALNDYLHGNNSKSIEEDDVANAAYGSDASFFSGDASNTGLKDDSSSMAEFGGDPSGDSLHLSSSLSFIEDQLGSGSPPGASVDLGEDQPFDILQKSLLEADITEQTLAQDALLETQPAPTLVQAPASLPSQKVSGGYGGGVVTTPAATLPAGQFLQGVSPLPNGSTQHIQVLGSFGAGSGVMTLSGLERAPQIVLRPAGPIAAGGSPAPGGQVYAPTQGHLGQVGFKNIPLQNVIIQRGPGGTQTLIRPIQPKPHQAGAQTVFSLQPTVSQLANVTNSATPQYTANGSMVVDQQQAQANIQAGQFLLPASLAVHNGPPVDPAAHTNAHNAVQIVAGQKFTAQAGGQLILNQGPASGGTAQTWTTAASTTSAPGRLALVSQAQPLGSPVQRLLVTQTANCTSLSPLNNAATPAEEHRQNASGAAVKQVQLNAQKRPAPAPLTKGGMILQQLREHHERVDMPDRRHFTSFSDVLQRLLPYHVFQGTPPSQEEFSQVDEEFESVATHVLMRTQAMINKYRRLLLAESEQHSSPSSEMVMIDRTFNQEERSCLTQDKRMLLVDPDAFLEDFCCGLKSKRLQDPVPSPPSPPATHSEEPAYRTDSQPGFGDPGGGGGSGTPLQASSAANKNILELKRSQQHLGQEGNHSSSVASAGGHTDHQPASPLHLDTDSALEAAVNSILEC from the exons ATGGATGATGAGGACGATCGCCATCTTCTGGATATTTTAGG agatGTGGATGCATTGAATGACTATCTACACGGCAACAACAGCAAGTCC ATTGAAGAGGACGATGTAGCCAATGCTGCATATGGCTCAGATGcatctttcttctctggtgaTGCT TCAAATACTGGACTCAAAGATGATTCCTCCTCAATGGCGGAGTTTGGAGGTGATCCGTCTGGAGACAGCCTACATCTTTCCAGCAGTCTCTCCTTCATCGAGGACCAGCTGGGGTCTGGGAGTCCTCCTGGAGCTAGCGTCGACCTCGGTGAAGACCAGCCCTTTGACATCCTCCAGAAATCCCTGCTGGAGGCTGACATCACGGAGCAGACGTTGGCACAGGACGCCTTGCTGGAGACGCAGCCCGCACCCACCCTCGTCCAGGCCCCTGCGTCCCTCCCGTCCCAGAAGGTCTCTGGGGGCTACGGAGGGGGTGTGGTCACTACACCGGCTGCGACATTACCAGCTGGACAATTCCTTCAAGGCGTGTCCCCACTACCTAACGGTTCCACGCAGCACATTCAGGTGTTGGGGTCGTTCGGGGCGGGAAGCGGAGTCATGACGCTGAGTGGTCTGGAGAGAGCTCCTCAGATTGTGCTGAGGCCAGCAGGCCCCATCGCCGCTGGGGGCTCTCCGGCTCCAGGCGGGCAGGTGTACGCACCTACCCAAGGGCATCTCGGTCAAGTGGGCTTTAAGAACATTCCCCTCCAGAACGTCATCATTCAGAGAGGTCCGGGAGGAACCCAGACACTCATTAGGCCGATCCAACCTAAACCTCATCAAGCTGGGGCTCAGACTGTCTTCAGTTTACAGCCCACGGTCTCCCAGTTGGCAAATGTGACTAACAGTGCTACACCGCAGTACACCGCCAATGGCTCCATGGTAGTCGATCAGCAGCAGGCACAAGCTAACATACAAGCGGGACAGTTCTTGCTGCCCGCTTCTTTGGCGGTCCACAATGGCCCCCCTGTGGACCCTGCTGCCCATACCAATGCCCACAACGCAGTGCAGATTGTCGCCGGGCAAAAATTTACTGCGCAAGCTGGTGGGCAGCTCATTTTGAATCAGGGCCCCGCAAGTGGCGGCACGGCTCAAACGTGGACGACCGCTGCATCCACCACGAGCGCACCGGGACGGCTTGCGCTGGTCAGTCAGGCGCAACCCTTGGGTAGCCCCGTGCAGCGCCTCCTGGTGACGCAAACGGCCAACTGTACGTCGTTGTCCCCCTTAAATAACGCGGCCACGCCTGCAGAAGAACACAGACAG AATGCTTCTGGAGCCGCCGTCAAACAAGTGCAGCTCAACGCACAGAAGAGGCCCGCCCCAGCGCCGCTTACCAAAGGAGGAAT GATTTTACAGCAGCTAAGGGAACATCACGAGCGGGTGGACATGCCCGATCGGCGACACTTTACATCGTTCAGTGATGTGCTGCAACGGCTCCTGCCCTACCATGTGTTTCAAGGCACGCCACCCAGCCAGGAGGAGTTCTCTCAGG tggatgaagagtttgaatcAGTTGCAACGCACGTGTTGATGAGGACGCAGGCCATGATCAATAAGTACAGACGACTGCTTTTGGCTGAATCGGAG CAGCATTCCAGTCCTTCATCAGAGATGGTGATGATTGACAGGACCTTCAATCAAGAGGAGCGCAGCTGTCTTACCCAAGACAAGCGCATGCTGCTTGTCGATCCAG ACGCTTTCTTGGAGGATTTCTGTTGTGGGCTGAAATCCAAACGTTTGCAAGATCCTGTCCCCTCTCCGCCATCGCCGCCCGCCACGCACTCCGAGGAGCCGGCTTACAGAACAGACTCCCAGCCTGGCTTTGGAGACCCAGGTGGAGGTGGAGGCAGTGGTACTCCACTTCAAGCTTCATCTGCGGCCAACAAGAACATCCTTGAGCTGAAGCGATCCCAGCAGCACTTGGGACAGGAAGGTAACCACTCATCTTCTGTGGCATCTGCAGGGGGTCACACAGACCACCAGCCAGCCTCGCCGCTACACCTGGACACAGACTCTGCTCTGGAGGCGGCCGTCAACAGCATTCTGGAATGTTAA
- the bicral gene encoding BRD4-interacting chromatin-remodeling complex-associated protein-like isoform X2 — protein sequence MDDEDDRHLLDILGDVDALNDYLHGNNSKSIEEDDVANAAYGSDASFFSGDASNTGLKDDSSSMAEFGGDPSGDSLHLSSSLSFIEDQLGSGSPPGASVDLGEDQPFDILQKSLLEADITEQTLAQDALLETQPAPTLVQAPASLPSQKVSGGYGGGVVTTPAATLPAGQFLQGVSPLPNGSTQHIQVLGSFGAGSGVMTLSGLERAPQIVLRPAGPIAAGGSPAPGGQVYAPTQGHLGQVGFKNIPLQNVIIQRGPGGTQTLIRPIQPKPHQAGAQTVFSLQPTVSQLANVTNSATPQYTANGSMVVDQQQAQANIQAGQFLLPASLAVHNGPPVDPAAHTNAHNAVQIVAGQKFTAQAGGQLILNQGPASGGTAQTWTTAASTTSAPGRLALVSQAQPLGSPVQRLLVTQTANCTSLSPLNNAATPAEEHRQNASGAAVKQVQLNAQKRPAPAPLTKGGMILQQLREHHERVDMPDRRHFTSFSDVLQRLLPYHVFQGTPPSQEEFSQVDEEFESVATHVLMRTQAMINKYRRLLLAESEHSSPSSEMVMIDRTFNQEERSCLTQDKRMLLVDPDAFLEDFCCGLKSKRLQDPVPSPPSPPATHSEEPAYRTDSQPGFGDPGGGGGSGTPLQASSAANKNILELKRSQQHLGQEGNHSSSVASAGGHTDHQPASPLHLDTDSALEAAVNSILEC from the exons ATGGATGATGAGGACGATCGCCATCTTCTGGATATTTTAGG agatGTGGATGCATTGAATGACTATCTACACGGCAACAACAGCAAGTCC ATTGAAGAGGACGATGTAGCCAATGCTGCATATGGCTCAGATGcatctttcttctctggtgaTGCT TCAAATACTGGACTCAAAGATGATTCCTCCTCAATGGCGGAGTTTGGAGGTGATCCGTCTGGAGACAGCCTACATCTTTCCAGCAGTCTCTCCTTCATCGAGGACCAGCTGGGGTCTGGGAGTCCTCCTGGAGCTAGCGTCGACCTCGGTGAAGACCAGCCCTTTGACATCCTCCAGAAATCCCTGCTGGAGGCTGACATCACGGAGCAGACGTTGGCACAGGACGCCTTGCTGGAGACGCAGCCCGCACCCACCCTCGTCCAGGCCCCTGCGTCCCTCCCGTCCCAGAAGGTCTCTGGGGGCTACGGAGGGGGTGTGGTCACTACACCGGCTGCGACATTACCAGCTGGACAATTCCTTCAAGGCGTGTCCCCACTACCTAACGGTTCCACGCAGCACATTCAGGTGTTGGGGTCGTTCGGGGCGGGAAGCGGAGTCATGACGCTGAGTGGTCTGGAGAGAGCTCCTCAGATTGTGCTGAGGCCAGCAGGCCCCATCGCCGCTGGGGGCTCTCCGGCTCCAGGCGGGCAGGTGTACGCACCTACCCAAGGGCATCTCGGTCAAGTGGGCTTTAAGAACATTCCCCTCCAGAACGTCATCATTCAGAGAGGTCCGGGAGGAACCCAGACACTCATTAGGCCGATCCAACCTAAACCTCATCAAGCTGGGGCTCAGACTGTCTTCAGTTTACAGCCCACGGTCTCCCAGTTGGCAAATGTGACTAACAGTGCTACACCGCAGTACACCGCCAATGGCTCCATGGTAGTCGATCAGCAGCAGGCACAAGCTAACATACAAGCGGGACAGTTCTTGCTGCCCGCTTCTTTGGCGGTCCACAATGGCCCCCCTGTGGACCCTGCTGCCCATACCAATGCCCACAACGCAGTGCAGATTGTCGCCGGGCAAAAATTTACTGCGCAAGCTGGTGGGCAGCTCATTTTGAATCAGGGCCCCGCAAGTGGCGGCACGGCTCAAACGTGGACGACCGCTGCATCCACCACGAGCGCACCGGGACGGCTTGCGCTGGTCAGTCAGGCGCAACCCTTGGGTAGCCCCGTGCAGCGCCTCCTGGTGACGCAAACGGCCAACTGTACGTCGTTGTCCCCCTTAAATAACGCGGCCACGCCTGCAGAAGAACACAGACAG AATGCTTCTGGAGCCGCCGTCAAACAAGTGCAGCTCAACGCACAGAAGAGGCCCGCCCCAGCGCCGCTTACCAAAGGAGGAAT GATTTTACAGCAGCTAAGGGAACATCACGAGCGGGTGGACATGCCCGATCGGCGACACTTTACATCGTTCAGTGATGTGCTGCAACGGCTCCTGCCCTACCATGTGTTTCAAGGCACGCCACCCAGCCAGGAGGAGTTCTCTCAGG tggatgaagagtttgaatcAGTTGCAACGCACGTGTTGATGAGGACGCAGGCCATGATCAATAAGTACAGACGACTGCTTTTGGCTGAATCGGAG CATTCCAGTCCTTCATCAGAGATGGTGATGATTGACAGGACCTTCAATCAAGAGGAGCGCAGCTGTCTTACCCAAGACAAGCGCATGCTGCTTGTCGATCCAG ACGCTTTCTTGGAGGATTTCTGTTGTGGGCTGAAATCCAAACGTTTGCAAGATCCTGTCCCCTCTCCGCCATCGCCGCCCGCCACGCACTCCGAGGAGCCGGCTTACAGAACAGACTCCCAGCCTGGCTTTGGAGACCCAGGTGGAGGTGGAGGCAGTGGTACTCCACTTCAAGCTTCATCTGCGGCCAACAAGAACATCCTTGAGCTGAAGCGATCCCAGCAGCACTTGGGACAGGAAGGTAACCACTCATCTTCTGTGGCATCTGCAGGGGGTCACACAGACCACCAGCCAGCCTCGCCGCTACACCTGGACACAGACTCTGCTCTGGAGGCGGCCGTCAACAGCATTCTGGAATGTTAA
- the tbcc gene encoding tubulin-specific chaperone C — protein MDVPDEVVQASDLESAMKMKERLEKRNKARLEDVERRKEAKEKQSVAQENVGYFLSTFNDELAAAEELLCACSDADQTAVAQKLDEASSKTVELQKYLNDSMGFLTTYDQRKAQMALQKLQTRLNETREQAMPKKRFGFRGCTKTSTAPVKDAVVSPSAEHSAAQVDGDLGSPRCGFSNISDMVLVKTAEEIHKEDVLLCHLSNCKVRLYGTPSTLHLKHIDRCEILCGPVATSVFVDHCQSSTLALACQQLRTHNTKDTCVYLHITSRAIVEDCHGVRFAPYTWSYPNLDEDFGAADLDQSSNNWEQVDDFNWLAAGTPSPNWSVIPEADRKTTWDP, from the coding sequence ATGGATGTGCCCGATGAAGTTGTTCAAGCAAGCGATTTGGAAAGCGCGATGAAAATGAAGGAGCGGTTGGAGAAACGCAACAAAGCAAGACTTGAGGACGTCGAGCGGCGCAAAGAAGCCAAAGAGAAGCAATCGGTCGCCCAGGAGAATGTCGGCTATTTTCTCAGCACCTTCAACGACGAGCTGGCGGCTGCCGAGGAGCTGCTCTGCGCCTGCTCTGACGCGGACCAAACGGCGGTGGCGCAGAAGCTGGACGAAGCTTCGAGCAAAACTGTAGAGTTGCAAAAGTACCTCAACGACAGCATGGGGTTTCTGACCACCTACGACCAACGGAAAGCCCAGATGGCTCTTCAGAAGCTTCAGACACGTCTCAATGAAACAAGGGAGCAGGCCATGCCGAAGAAGAGATTCGGCTTTCGGGGCTGCACCAAAACGTCAACAGCCCCGGTGAAGGACGCTGTCGTGTCTCCATCTGCAGAGCACAGCGCTGCACAAGTGGATGGAGACCTTGGAAGTCCACGGTGCGGCTTCTCTAACATCAGCGACATGGTCCTCGTGAAGACCGCAGAAGAGATCCACAAAGAGGATGTGCTCTTGTGCCACCTGTCCAACTGCAAGGTGCGTCTCTATGGTACGCCCAGCACACTGCACCTGAAGCACATCGACCGCTGCGAGATCCTATGCGGGCCTGTGGCCACCTCAGTGTTTGTGGACCACTGTCAGAGCAGCACCTTGGCTCTGGCCTGCCAGCAGCTGCGTACCCACAACACCAAAGACACCTGTGTCTACCTGCACATCACCAGCCGCGCCATCGTGGAGGACTGTCACGGCGTCCGCTTTGCACCATACACCTGGTCCTACCCCAACCTGGATGAAGACTTTGGCGCGGCTGACCTGGACCAAAGTTCTAACAATTGGGAGCAGGTGGATGACTTTAACTGGCTTGCCGCAGGGACGCCGTCACCTAACTGGTCGGTTATTCCCGAAGCAGACCGGAAGACCACATGGGACCCCTAG
- the prph2a gene encoding peripherin-2a has product MALMKVKFDLKKRVKLAQSVWFLFWFAVMAGVLVFSMGLFFKIELRKRSELMDNNESHFLPNLLILMGLLACGINAFGGKVCYDSLDPTKFVKWKPMLKPFLVGCVVFNVLLVLTALLCFVMRIPLQFTLAEGLRNGMRYYKDTDTPGRCYMKRTLDLMQMEFRCCGNDNYRDWFEIQWVSNRYLDFSSKEVKDRIGSNVDGQYLMDGVPFSCCNPSSPRPCIQLQMTNNSAHYSYDHHTEDLNVWRSGCRDALLSYYGGMMATIGALVLLVTMLEIAVTVGLQYVDTSLSTLANPEDPESESEGWLLEKTVKETFTDIMAKMKAMKGGKVEEGGEEGGVATVS; this is encoded by the exons ATGGCGTTGATGAAGGTCAAGTTTGATCTGAAAAAGCGAGTGAAGCTCGCCCAAAGCGTATGGTTCCTCTTCTGGTTCGCCGTCATGGCTGGCGTACTGGTCTTCAGCATGGGCCTCTTCTTCAAGATCGAGCTGCGTAAGCGCTCGGAGCTGATGGACAACAACGAGAGCCACTTCTTGCCCAACCTGCTCATCCTGATGGGCCTGCTGGCGTGCGGCATCAACGCGTTCGGTGGCAAGGTCTGCTACGACTCCTTGGATCCCACCAAGTTCGTCAAGTGGAAGCCCATGCTCAAGCCCTTTCTGGTGGGGTGCGTGGTCTTCAACGTTCTGCTGGTGCTCACGGCGCTGCTGTGCTTCGTCATGCGCATCCCGCTGCAGTTCACGCTGGCCGAAGGCCTGCGCAACGGCATGCGCTACTACAAGGACACGGACACGCCGGGACGCTGCTACATGAAGCGGACGCTGGACCTGATGCAGATGGAGTTCCGCTGCTGTGGCAACGACAACTACAGGGACTGGTTTGAGATCCAGTGGGTCAGCAACCGCTACCTGGACTTCAGTTCCAAGGAGGTCAAAGA CCGCATCGGGAGCAACGTGGACGGCCAGTACCTGATGGACGGCGTCCCCTTCAGCTGTTGTAACCCAAGTTCGCCGCGGCCGTGCATCCAGCTGCAGATGACCAACAACTCGGCGCATTACAGCTACGACCACCACACCGAGGACCTCAACGTGTGGAGGAGCGGGTGTCGTGATGCTTTGCTCTCCTACTATGGTGGCATGATGGCCACCATCGGCGCTCTGGTGCTGCTGGTCACCATGCTAGAG ATCGCCGTGACAGTGGGCCTGCAATACGTCGACACCTCGCTGTCCACTCTGGCCAACCCTGAAGACccggagagcgagagcgagggcTGGCTCCTGGAGAAGACGGTCAAGGAGACGTTCACCGACATCATGGCCAAAATGAAGGCCATGAAAGGCGGCAAAGTGGAGGAAGGGGGCGAAGAGGGCGGCGTAGCCACTGTGAGCTGA